One Lepisosteus oculatus isolate fLepOcu1 chromosome 12, fLepOcu1.hap2, whole genome shotgun sequence genomic window, ggtctttcatttgccttcgctcagcattgacgttcggatgtcctgaaacccgcctagcaccaggtcgccccacgtccgctacctgattTCTATACGCCATTTCCTGAACCGCTGAGctcgggctaacccccgtctcgccgctacgcatagggtctttttcgctctcctgccatttcacggttcgtcctttccgacatccgtgacaggcTGATTGTTAATTGCATCAATGATTTCTTTCCAAATACTTTTGCtccttcaaaataaaaaggtttGACAGTATCAATTTGTTTAATTGCACTAAGAGGTAGAACTAAGTTAGAACTGGTCtgactataaaaaaacaaaacactaagTTGTAGTAATCTATCATGTTGTTTGCATAATAGAGTTCCTAGTGATAATTAATTGAGACTTTACTGTCTGAATACTGTCGAAGGGCAACTGTTGTGAATAATTAGAGCTGTCAAGACAGTAAGCGTTCAAGACAGAAGACTAGAAGACTAGCTCTTTATTAGCCTGAACTTTCGATTTTATTGATATGTCTTGCTCACCTATTTCAGCACATTTTGCTTCTCATTCCCAACTCTCTATATTGAATTGGCcattgttgggttttttttgcctGCTTCAATCAACTTTTCTAACCTTGAATATTAAAATAGCGATAAATATCTAGAAATATCAATCTCCTTTCGGATCATGACCACGACAAGCTGCTGTACCAGGAAATTAAGCAGCTTTCAATCTTCTGACCCCCTCCTAACCCGTCAGTTGAGACCCCAGACTCTCACCTTCCCTGACCCCTCGGTCATAATCTCCTCCCTCCCCTTGTGGCTACTGGGCCTCCTGCACCCGGCTGTAAATCTCAGTTTACTTCTAATTTGCACTTGCACCACAATATTCACATTGTTTTCACTAAAGCCAGAGTAATGCTGCCCATTCATGAAGAATGGCAAAGCAACAGGAGGTTTCCCTTTCAGAAAATATGGGGGAAAACTTGCTTGGGAAATAAGCTAAACTACCCACCAAGTACCAGCACAGATTGCTATCACCACAGACACCAGAGATATATAGGAATAATTCTGCTGTACCATATCACCCACTTACTTTTCAGATGTTACTCTTTAACACCCTCCACAATTATGATATTTTTTTCCGTCTTCTATTCTGCTGTTTCCCCGGTGATGGTTTAAGCACAGCAGCGTCCTCACGTTTAATCTTGCTCCTGAGttatcacagaaaaaaatgcagcCCACGAATCTCGGTCTAGCCCAAATTCTCTaacccaaaatatttttttaaaacgagTACGTGAAATTGTGGAAAATCAATGGTGTTTCTCAAGCTAAATGTGCGTAATGTTCCACTGGCTGTGTTTGTACTTGAATTAGCCTGAGAAAATGGTTGAAAAGGCCTGGttgtctccactgttctttttgCTGATGGCGGCTGGTGGATACAAGAGTTCTCTCTGTTTTACAGGAGGGGGAGACCTGCCGCTTCTGACCCCCCGCTGCATCACTGCGGGCATCGCGGCTGCCCTTTCCGCGGCCATCAGCTCACAGGGCTGCTACATGGTGACCGCCCGGCTCCTCGaggccccccctcctccccctgggGCCTGTAACCGGGGTCTGGCTTCAGAAGGCCTGGGCAGCATCATTGCTGGCATGCTGGGCAGCGTGGGAGGTACCAGCACTAGCGTTCCTAATGCCTGTGCACTGGGACTCAACCAGGTATTAATGCTTTGAATTTCTAGGCAATGATATACTATTTTGCTGCTTTCCTAACATTACCTACTCTAGGATAACACCTGTGCTGCCCTGGGCTGGTATCTTTTTGTCCCAGGCCTCACCTCACTGgtgtcacgatcgtcatccctcccctcgtattttagttcattatgtgcacctgccccctgtttagTCTGCCAAtatttaagcctggtgctcccgctattcctggctcagcattgagagGTGGATGCCTGGAAGCCTGCCTTCCagtgggtccaggagagacccaatAGCATAGGCTTTAACACGGCATCCTGACCGTCTGGCCTTGTTACCCTGGTTTTtattccctgttcctgttctggATCCCATTCCGGtttttaaccttgtttgtcTCGGATGGATCCTTCGGTTCCTGGACTCTGGACTGCGCCCCGGATTCCCCCTTTTGGATTTGTTTGCCTGCTCCATGCCCCCCGAGCCCGGGATCACTGCCAGCACacaccccctgtctgtcaacccgtcCTGATCCTCTACGTCTTTTCTATGTTGTCCTtctccggattataccgtctgcatagggtcctgaactacacttCAACTGGGGGGCCTCACCTCAGCCGAGGGTGCGTGGTCCTCCTCTTGAACCCTTTGGCTGTGTTTCTCGACTTGAGGCGAATTTGGAACTTTTACCATAGACCATGTTTCTCGAATAAAAAGTTCTCGGCAGTGAGAAAAAACATCCCCCTTTCAGTGCCGAATCTACCATTCCTTAGGAGTTTCAAAATGCCCACCTTAATCCTCCCAGACTTTTATCCGCGAAGTACTGGGTGTCATACATATACAATTATGtaatcacaatgttttttttttatttgtaaaatgcattctacaaataaaaaaaaagtactgaGCTTTCAGAGGGCCTGCCGGTACCTAAATGGGCAACACTGTGGCTATTAGGCATTAAAGCCTAGGGCAGTGAAAATTGTGgtatttttcagtatttaaaatttTTCTATCTAATATTCACAATTAAGGTTGGGAACACGGACAGATTTTTGAAAGTATTGGAACAGTGTCTCAGCTACTCATAAAGGTAAAGTTCTGTGCAGCTGGTTCTGACTCCCGTGAAGTGTGTTTTAAAGACCCTATGTGggacggtataatctggaagaGTCTGGACATCAGGGGAAACACTTCAGGAATTATTCGGGGAACACACACAGTGGGCAAAAGCAGTGATGCAGTGCACAGGGGAAAACTCAAAAGGCGACCAAGTCCAAGCAGGTCCAAAAAGGGGTAATCAGGGTGAAGTACGTGATCCGAGaaccgggagatccatccaagacatacagtagtcttTTAAATCTACCATCATGGATGAACCAGGGAAAGCAGGCTTGTTCAGGTGTCGTTCTTGACTGGAAACAAGACACTTATCTCAATAGGCAGCAGACAAGGGGAAGGGAAATTTGGAATCATGAAGCTCTGATTCTGCAGTTTCCCAATTGATGACATTCATTTGAATCCTCAGCACTAGAAAACATGGGTGTCATATACTATACCTCCAGTATAGTGTCTGTCATTATGAAGCATCTAAACCTCTGCAATTTTTTTACAGTGTGGCTCCAGACAAACAATCCAGCTCTCTGCGCTGCTCTGTGTATGCCTGGGAGTGTCCCCCAAACTCACACAGATGCTGACTACAATTCCTTTGGCAGTGCACGGTACCCCTGCTCTTCTCTGCTGAATATATCTTTTGTCTGATTGATGTCTATACTGTTTGTACTGATACAATTCTGAAAGGTGTTCAACCCACACAAGTCAGGTTTAAAACTGGGTTGATTCTCGTAATTATTGGTTCAAGCTCCAATACTGTTAGATCCATGGACGTTTAGTAGGCTCCAAACACTCTATTCCACAGCCTAGTATTCACATATTAGTCAGCCAAGTAAGCTAAAAGAGCACATCTGACAAATATTTTAGCACTTTCTAGTTGAAACAATCACATTCactctttaattttctttaattaatattattaaactatacttatttaatgtaatgtttgcAAAGTTTATTGAACACCTGAGCAGGCTTGCATACTTTATTGACCACTTACTGTATAACCTTTGTAGACATGATCCTTTTATCTAAATCCACATAATCCTTTGGAAACTAAAATCTCCTTTGCTGCAGCCACTTGGATTTTCAATGGGGTCAACCACCCTACAGTACGTCATATAAGGACAGGAGAGTAACCTCTTCTGAGCaggtgtcacggatgtcggaagggacaaaccgtggaatagcaggagagcgaaaagaccctatgcgtagcggcgagacgggggttagcccgggctcagctgttcaggaaatgccgtatagaaacctatgccatcaggtagcggacgtggggggaactggtgctaggcgggtctcaggacatccgaacgccAATGCTGAGTGAAGGCAGAatgaaagacccggaaatatatagccccagagagagagaaacaccggaaggacagcaaagaactggaaatgagagacaggacagagaaggagcaccctcaggctgcagagggcgtgacagcagTTTAACTGCAAACCTCATGTCAGTCACGAGAGCCGGGTCAGACTCCCGTGAAATGCGTGGTTAAAAACCCTATGTGAGagggtataatctggaagtgactggggtaggacatcagggaagacacagCAGGATCAGGTCGGGTAGAAACACTGGGGGTGGTGACGGCCGTGATCTGGTGCATGGGGGGAGCGCAAGCGAACAAGTCCAAAAGGAAGTCTAatgggggaaatcagggcgCAGTCCAAGGTCCAGGTGCTGGGAGATCCATCCGAGACGAACACAGggaacagggaactaggaataCGGAtagttaaaaccataacgggaCAAGGCGCtgtgagccccggactcagtaCATCTGGGGCTGAACTATCTAGGTCAGGACATCTGGGGATAAGGCCTTAGACTGCTCTTGAGCCCAGTGGAGAGGTCGGCCTTCAGACGTCcctcttccaaagctgagcccagaactaCGGAGACTCCGGGcttctctctctcatcctagcgttaatcctgcatcagcagggtccgcttgtagcccgtctccatttggtggtttgaaccaaatctttgagctgacgttgccattaaatgcgaccgagaatactccaatcGGCGTGTCGCTCCGCCTGCCttcggggggggggaggagaacaaagtaatgtagccaattcatagagggggattattaggaggcatgggaaatttggccaagacaccggggttacacccctactctttttgagaaacaccctgggattttaaatgaccacagagtcaggacttcggttttacgtctcatccgaaagacggcgcttgtttacagtatagtgtccccgtcactatactggggcataaggacccacatggactgcaagGTGAGCAGAACTACGGAGACGCCGGGCTTAAATAGGGAAAAGGGAATAAGACACAGCTGGgagaaataaaactggaaacGAAAAAAGgtaggagtgccctctagaggaggaaTGACGACCGTGACAGTCACAGGTTAGTCTTGTCCATGTAACAATCGGGTTAAATAACTAAAAGTATAGTGGTGGTCTTCGTATTACGATTCTGAGGGCTTCAGTGCAACGAGCTTTAAATATCTCAACCAATCCATTAATAACTAACAATCTTCCTCGCTACCAATGCATGAAAGTGCTATACAAGTGAATTGCAGGCAAAAAGAATCACAAAACTAGAAAAATGCAACACCAGGCAAAAGGAACGGAATTTGTGACTGCGGCAAATTCACAAAGGCACACATGTGCTCTTGGAGGACTCTTTTCAATTCCTCTCACGGGGCCTGGAGAAATACGGACTTTTGAATTGGGCCGGGAAGTTCTCATAACACTTCAAGAGTCAAATATGCAGTTAAGAGAAGAGTACACCTGAAACTAAATCGTTTTTAACCCTCAAAATGCAAACCTCGTTACTTCCAGCTGCTCTGAAAATGTTACACATTCTATAAGGAACTTTAGTCAAATATAAAGATTTCTCACAAGCTTTATAAAAATCACTGCATGCAGTGTGACTTTTTACTTAAATATTAAGGGGAGAAACATATTAAGTTTAACCCTAATTAAGTTCAGCTAAACGATAAGACCAGAAAGCAGTGTAAAGTGTGCTGATGGCACTGATTCCCCACTCCTGAAGAACCCACAGTACTTACAGTGTATACGTAGGGCCTGAACTATCTGTATGTCAGTCCTTCAGCATCAAGAGATATATTCTCTTCCAAAGCCACTTATTAAGCAATCATCACCACGTGAGTCATTTAATTACTACTATTTCCATGCGTAATTGTGTAGTTTTACAGCAATATACATGGCTATTAGCACTCAATCATGAGTGCTAATAGCTCATTCATTTAATAGTATCTCAGCCAACGTGGCATTTTATGTTATGTAATGCATCAAAGGAATAGTTTTGCCTTTTTAGGTAGAAATACTAAATTGGGAAAATGAGTGCAGTGCTGTAACACGTGATGTGGTCAGTGGTTGGGTAGGAACTACTGTAGGTAGATGAACTATTTAGATGTGAGTGGCAGACTTAGAGGTAGCTGTGTAATAATTAGACACCCAGTTGGAAATGAGACAGTAATTGACATAACttataattaattactgtacttgATTCAGCTGAAGGATGGCTCTGGATTTCAGTACTACTATATTATCAGCTGACCCCACTGTTAATTTGATGGGTATTCTTGTCTATAAAATAGTGTACTGCAAAACATAACCATTGAATTAATTTCTATTactgttttgaaataaatgcCCAAATCTAAAGTTAATATAACCCCACACTTTTTCACTAGTCTGCATGTGTAGATATCTGTGGGAGACATGAGTGAAGTCAGGTGACACAGTGAAGACAGCAACACCCCATGTCTTTATTCTCACCCACTGCTGAGATTATGAGCTCAGAACACACTTGCATGACAGAGTACAACTGCTTATTTTCAGGTTTTCAGGCAGAGTACGTTGCTGTCTCATTACCCTTCATCACACCTGGGGGTGGGTCAGAGACAGACTGTTGTATTAACACTACCAAAAAATGTCACACtctgttttatatactgtatttactaaaCATGTATTTTACTCTGTGACAACAAAGGTTCGTGAACAATTATACACAATGTTATCGTTTTACTTTTGCTGGATTCCCTCAAGGTAAGCAGTGCCTACCTCAGCCACACATTAGGGGCATTAGCGTAATTACAGTAAGTGAGGACAGCCGAGataaaaacaatgcaaattaaaaaaaataagatgatAGTTTGCAAGGAACATAAAGGTCACATTTTAGTGAAACTTCCAATTTGTTGTATTTTGATGTTGTATTTATTCTGTCAGTTGGTTTACCAACCCTCACACCCCCCTGAACAAAAGTTTAATGAAGCACTTTAATCTCACACTCAACATGTGGGAGAGAGACACTTGCACTTGATCCAATGGGCCTTCAGAATAGTGGCATAGGAGTGTATAGGGTGTATCCTAGCCATTCTCATTCCAGGAACAGAGGTGCAAGGTTCTGTTGATAGAACCTGAAAGGTGTTCTAAGACAATGAGCCTTTTGCACAATCTGTCTTTAGTATTTTACCAGCCTCAGACAGTCCATGGATTTCATGTATCTAGTCAGAACAATGTGACCACCACATGTCGAGGTGTGACATTATCATCAGTTTTTTGTGTTATGTCCAGGGGTCTATGTCGAATATTCTCCCTGTCTTTATAGAGCAGcttcatattttaacattttttttcccagggaAATGCCTTTACTTTAGTACTTTTACGTGTATGTCCATTTATATATCCATGCTTTGTCACTGAGGCTTGCTGGGAACCTTTAGATACCACAACTGTCtaccaacacatttacaaagaTTTTTAATATCTCTTTGAATTACCTGCTTTAGAGCTGGCAAAGGGGAACAAATGATTCATTTTAAGAGCTCAATAACGATGCCCTCTTTCTTCATACTAGCTTTGACACACCTTcataaaatgtcttatttttcaACTAAGGCCTAAGTGAGAACCAAGGCCAGCAATCAGTCTATCTTTTATAAGCTTTCTCTTGACCTCTTTCTTATTCTTTCAGGTGGTGTTCTCAGTGTTACATACGCAATAGCTGTGGCCACTGGCATCACGTATTTCCAGTACACTCATATGGACTCAGGACGCAACATCTTCAACATTGGTTTTACAGTGTTCATGGCACTCCTGGCACCACACTGGTTTAATAGGAACCCCAGCATAATCTCTACAGGTATTACCATCTTCTAATCCATAGAAAATTTCCCCAGGGGACAGTTACAACTACATTTATTCATGCTAACAAATTTTCTAGAGGAGGCAGGAATTGCAAGTAACCATTTCTTGACAAAAACATCCCTGGTGATGATTTTGAAAGCCTTTCTCCTGTAAAACATCATCTTCCACCAACAGAACAGGTCCCTGTGCACCATttgagaaaatgttaaaaagttaaATGAAATAATGCATTGTGATGCTccaaaactgtgaaaaacaaaaaagtttttCAGTTTGCTGACTGGCGTACATAGAGAGGGAAGGTACTATGGTGTTTATggcctttaaattatttttttttgtattgttccACTCCTTAATAATATTTCCCTTTAATGTATTctcttttctttaattaaaaacaaactgtacAGATAAAGATTGTATGAAGATTTAAAACTATAaacctttatatatatatatttatttattttgtattatttgtatttgttaaagTATGTAAATCTCTTCAGTCTAGAGGAAACAGAGTAAGAGGAGATTTGATGCAGGCAAATAAAATAGTAAGGGGTATAGATAGATTCAACCCAGGAGGCTTTCAGCATCAATACTGAAACAGGGACACTGTGTCACAATTCAAACTTACTATGAAATTTTAAAAGCTTAGAATAGAATCCATTTTCTTAAACAAGGCATTGTGAGTGTCTAGAACAGGCTTACCGTTGAGATTGAGTTGCAAATGCCTTAAAGAAAGGTCTGGATGAAATTGTAGATACATTTATCTACAAAATGGCAGAATGGCCTCTTCTTGCCTTTCTTTTGTTTATATTACAGTACGTTTACAGAATCTCATTAATGATATGTGACGATTGAGTAAAAGCTGAACtgctgtgtctgaacaggtgTCTCAAGCCTCGATGTCTTCATCCAGTCTCTGCTAACTATGCCTGTGTTCCtagtgggagtgctggcctttCTCTTAGACAACACTGTTTCAGGTAAGGAGACAACTCTCAGTTAATGTTCATTTCACCAGCTCTTCAATGTATTTCACAATCTGCATCTCAACATGGAAAACAATGTCCAGATTTCTTTCCCACAATGTCCCCTTGCTTTTGTGAAAGTCTGTAAAGTAGAGAGTATTTCATAAATCTCCCAAATTTTTTCTTAGTGATTCTTCAGGAAAATAGTACTCAcgctgtacagtatttactgtatattgtcttgtAAATTGTTCTTAAGATGTTATGAAGTCTAAAAGGAGACAATTATTTTTGACTAGTTTCGTGATTTAAGGCCCATTCTGTACACCGGATAATTTCTTTGTCTGaagaaagattttaaataaCAACACTGCAGATTATATTAGGGATACGGTTTGTTTGGACTTTTCTTACTTCAACTGTTTTCTAGAATCTGCAGAGATTTAATTAAGAACCGAAACCTGCACATTGAACATTGAATGCTGATTAGAAAACAACTTGCCTCCTATTTCTATCAAACAAATTTTCTATTAGTTTTTTTCTCCAAGACTGTACATATTGGTATCTTGCAAAAGTCCATTCATTAAGATTTATGAAGTATTTATGCATGTCAATTTAACTGGAGGGTGGCACGGAGCATTGGTTAGTATTGTTGACACagcactggggcactgggttcaattctggacctgttcTGCAAtttatgtggagtttgtatgttctccttgtgttccaGTGGGTCTCATCCCAGTCCAATGACATACTgttgggttaattggcttctggggacagctggccctaggtgtgagtgtgtgcgagtctatgtttgagtctgtgtgccctgcgatggactggcatcttgcGCTGGTGTACCCAGCCTTGTGGTTGTTGATGGTCAGATTAGGATTCAGCTCCATGGATTGGATGAAGTAGTTAGAGAACAGATGGAAGGAATTGCCCTAGATATGGACTCTAGTATTGCAAATGTTTAGGTTTGAAAATACAATAAGCTCAGTTCCGATTGAGCTCATCCTTAAGTTCTACCGTGTCTCACTGGAGATGATGAAAAATTCTGTTTTTGCTCTCTTTAACTTCAGGCACTCCAGTCGAAAGAGGTCTCCATGCGGGGGTAACTGGAAAAGGAGCAGAGGCCCTGGTAAGGAAAATACCAGGCTATTCTGACCAGCTAGCCCTAGTCTACGACCCTCCCTTTTTGGTGAGGAGACTTTTAAACCACCCCTGGCTACAGGCCTTTCCCTTCTGTGCCTGTGGTCTACTGGACGGCAAGACAGCCAAGGCAGAAGTGACATTGCCAGAAGAAGCAACTGATCTGTTGGTCCCGTCTTCTCAACAAAGCCCCAGAAGCATGAACAATATCCCCAGTGTTTCAGAATGCTAGCCACACAGGCAAGAGCTAAACCTGAATAGTCTGGAATGCAAAAGAGAGTAAAATAATTGAGTCTGGACTGAGCAAATGACCTTTCTGAATGTGTTAAAAACAGAGTGAATGGTACCATAAGTGAAAGATCAGGGAGACTGTCATTAAGTACAGTCAACACTGGGCTATCTCCTCTAACAAGTGTATCTCAAGCTGGAGTTTTACAAGACGGGTCTTTTGTACATGATGGGCCTCTGTAAAGGTCTCCATAAAATTGTCTATTAAATCTTAATTGAGAAAAAGACTTTTTCCTATTGTACCTCAGTCGGGATTTAAACCCAAGCCTTTAAAGAGTAAAGGCTAATCTGTAGGCACATTTGTCTTTTTGTGAGTGGGTTTTGTATCATACAGTAGTTATCTTTACGTGTTAGACATTTATCTATGTAAAGAAAGAGCTTTCTACTTTCATATTCAGCATAACATAGGTATTTTAAAGTCAAACCCATTGTAAACTGAAAAATTCTGAAATCAGTCAATTGAGGAGACTTCCTCTACTGCATGCTTTATTGTGCCCACTTGATCTAAAGGAAATTTGGAAATTGCTAACCCATCTTACAGGACAGATGATTTAAATTTCTATTGTACTAGTAAATACaaaatttaatatatatttttatgtggACATAGTGGATCATTTGTTCAACAGCAAAATAGCATATTTTGCACATCACACGCAAACTGCATTTGTGATATCGGAAACAGATCAAACAATCACAACATGAAAGATAGGAGTTAAACACAGTGGAATGATATAAAGAAGGAATGAAGATGTGTACCAGTTTAAACTAAAGTGAAACAGTTTAAATGAAACAGGTGAAAATGTGGGGTATGGAAGACTATTCACCGTCTAGCACAGAAGAGTGTGATACATACTCCTGCcacatgctgtacagtatgttccactGACGTCTTCCTTAAAGACACGTTTTGTGTTATTGTACTCTTGTAGCTTAATATTGATGTCCTTTAGCTTGTACTCATGTAATTAAGTTCAATTTATGATGGTAGCACTGCTTATAATTAGAATAAacactgatttgtttttctggAAATAATGTCATCTTATGGAAacttgttgggtttttttttttcaggaccactcctgatttaaaaaaaaaaaatgttatcacaataatatataataaatacttttttgaGGATACAAGGAAAATATTGTAACAGGTTTGCATGGTGGGTATGGTTCCATTACATACTTTATCCTCACAATTGAAAAattgcaatggactggtattCTTGGGGATCTAACCCCATCTTTGCTTCTCATCACAACTCTTATAGAGGATAATTGCTGGTAAAGATCTTTCTAATAATGGAAGGAGGGGTGGATGGTTTAATGGTAGGACTACATTTTTGAGCTTGTTAAGGATTCAGCcagtgaaaccgaaaccaagtaATTTGCAGGAGCTGATAGAGCCAAGTCGTGATCCAAATACCGTAGACGAAGGAGAGAgtcgagagtccaggggaagccagtgatccaaacagggagagagtaaccaaagccagaccgtaatccaaaaccgtaGACGAAGGGAAGAAACCAAAGTCGAAACCAGCACAGTACGAAGAGGTAGAAGGCGTAGCGCAACTAAGTAGCtagaaaggaaaaccaatactgagcgaggaggtagggaaagactagcgcttaaatacaagatgagacggaggtgtggtggtgaaagcgTACACTGATAGGTGGACTAATGAACTAAgactacgccttcttctgcctctttccttgccgggaggcagggatcgtaaccgAGCTCTACTGAAATCATACAATTCCCTTTTGTTCttagaaatacagaaatacaaaaaccctatttaaatgttatttttagatGTAGTACATCTAAATAGTACAGATGACACTATTGCAGCTCATCATATGGTTATTATTCATGGATCTGGGAAATATGTAAGACATCTGTTTTGCAATTAAGGTGACATTGACTATTGAGGAGATATAAAAATACTAACTCATTGTACGCAGCCCAATGTGAACAAAACTCcacttcaaagtctttaacacaGTAGCGTCTCTTCTGTAtctagaaatattttttcactatATTAATTGAGAATCTggctgcatttaaaaatgatacaAATGATGCTAAAATTTCGAATAAAATAAATTGGTACTCAGCTCCAAAGAGCTCATCCTTTTTAACTGCAGTTGAAAATTAAGTGTCTTGTTTAACATGCCACCTTTCTAAAGAACAATATGAATTCCACAGGAAAACCTGTTTTCTCAAAATTGTCAGTAATGTGCATATATTGACATTAACTGGTGTCAGGTATGTAGCGATACCAATTTCTTttcaacaaaacatgttttccattCCTTCACTTGGATGGAATACCTAGGCTACATGCA contains:
- the slc23a3 gene encoding solute carrier family 23 member 3, with amino-acid sequence MAICSFSPVFVTDKEKTRVESRTSGFRVDQRPPWFLNICLAVQHVLIQSSLLVLVHSLLQQHLLEEKRARIQSTYHLMATSLFSSGISTLLQTTLGTRLPLIQAPSMEFLIPAIILTSQEEGHHHGNGSEVTCSGPWCGTKEDTITRNKPIRELQGAVVAAGLVQVLLGISGLSGLILWHCGPLVIAPMLCIIGFSIYKEAALLCSSHWGIATLIVLLIVILSQHLHDCFFPAWGTCVPEESPKPSYYPACRMLSVLLPLLCVWIIFVPLEITGVYPLKHPEELSQLSRPINLTYQVPWLRLPIPGGGDLPLLTPRCITAGIAAALSAAISSQGCYMVTARLLEAPPPPPGACNRGLASEGLGSIIAGMLGSVGGTSTSVPNACALGLNQCGSRQTIQLSALLCVCLGVSPKLTQMLTTIPLAVHGGVLSVTYAIAVATGITYFQYTHMDSGRNIFNIGFTVFMALLAPHWFNRNPSIISTGVSSLDVFIQSLLTMPVFLVGVLAFLLDNTVSGTPVERGLHAGVTGKGAEALVRKIPGYSDQLALVYDPPFLVRRLLNHPWLQAFPFCACGLLDGKTAKAEVTLPEEATDLLVPSSQQSPRSMNNIPSVSEC